From Alteromonas australica, one genomic window encodes:
- a CDS encoding Crp/Fnr family transcriptional regulator, with the protein MLKEEYKRRLSRATWFASIPVELQTVVFENMRCRHFDAGHLLHGKGDEGVGFYGVCEGRIRVMNTSNDGKALLLALLGPGTWFGEISLFDDLPRTHDSYCDVDTWVGIIPKTAFKRMLESHPQLYPHFTRLLCSRVRSAFQFIDSSAGLSLKQQLVKRLLMLSTSFGQYQPTQNSVVLRLSQESLAQMINSSRQTVNQLLQGLQAEGVVRVHYGQITVMDMNGMFALLNE; encoded by the coding sequence ATGTTAAAAGAAGAATATAAACGTCGATTATCACGGGCAACCTGGTTCGCGTCCATCCCGGTTGAATTGCAAACTGTGGTGTTTGAAAATATGCGTTGCAGACATTTTGACGCTGGCCATTTATTGCACGGAAAAGGCGATGAAGGTGTGGGGTTTTACGGCGTTTGTGAAGGAAGGATTCGGGTAATGAATACCAGCAACGACGGTAAAGCCCTTCTTCTTGCCCTATTGGGCCCGGGTACCTGGTTTGGTGAAATATCTTTGTTTGATGATTTACCCCGTACCCATGACAGTTATTGTGATGTAGACACTTGGGTAGGCATTATTCCTAAAACCGCGTTTAAGCGTATGTTGGAAAGCCACCCTCAACTTTACCCGCACTTTACCCGCTTACTGTGCTCCCGCGTGCGCAGTGCATTTCAGTTTATTGATTCCAGTGCAGGGTTAAGTTTGAAGCAACAATTGGTGAAACGGTTACTTATGCTGTCTACCAGTTTTGGGCAATATCAACCTACCCAAAACAGCGTTGTATTGCGGTTGTCTCAGGAATCGCTAGCGCAAATGATTAATAGTAGTCGCCAAACGGTGAATCAATTGCTTCAAGGTTTACAAGCTGAAGGAGTGGTTCGTGTCCACTACGGACAAATTACCGTAATGGACATGAATGGAATGTTTGCCCTACTTAACGAGTAA
- a CDS encoding 4-phosphoerythronate dehydrogenase — MKILLEDTIPFGCEYLAPLGEVTTYAWQTLSKDAIKQADIMAIRSTTQINQQSIAPCPQLNFVTTATAGTNHMDTDWLDSQGITWGSAGGCNAVAVAEYVVSTVLQAHKANIINIEQCTVGIVGAGHVGTALSNLLDALNIHYKLCDPPLEAQGDSREFYKLQDILTCDVISLHVPFVKSGPFATEHLIDADALAQMSSSQLFINACRGEVVDEAALIARLSQENPPTVALDVFANEPNINRELLALCWQVTPHIAGHSVEGKVRGTQIIYEQICAIAGKPVQKKLSDVLEVLAPTTVALTNKDADSLTTEDLTALFLSVYDVKIDDAAMRDALSPLSTLSNDTRGATDDPAPALASQFSTLRKQYRVRRECSAYTLILPEGTSNGIKQQLMALGFAIHQ, encoded by the coding sequence ATGAAAATACTTCTTGAAGACACGATCCCATTTGGATGTGAATACCTTGCCCCATTAGGAGAGGTAACAACTTACGCTTGGCAAACGCTCAGTAAAGACGCGATAAAGCAGGCCGACATTATGGCCATTCGTTCTACCACGCAAATTAACCAGCAATCTATTGCCCCTTGCCCTCAACTTAACTTTGTGACCACAGCCACGGCTGGCACCAATCATATGGATACTGATTGGTTAGACTCACAGGGGATAACGTGGGGCTCGGCTGGAGGCTGCAACGCCGTGGCTGTGGCTGAATATGTGGTGAGCACCGTGTTGCAAGCGCACAAAGCCAATATCATCAATATTGAACAGTGTACCGTAGGTATTGTAGGTGCAGGCCATGTGGGCACGGCGTTAAGCAACCTACTAGATGCACTTAACATACACTATAAATTGTGCGATCCGCCTCTGGAAGCTCAAGGTGATAGTCGCGAGTTTTATAAGCTTCAAGATATTCTAACCTGTGACGTGATTTCGCTACATGTGCCATTTGTGAAGTCAGGGCCTTTTGCAACGGAGCATCTCATTGACGCCGACGCGTTAGCTCAAATGTCGTCATCGCAATTGTTTATCAACGCATGTCGAGGGGAAGTGGTAGACGAAGCTGCCCTTATCGCTCGCTTAAGCCAAGAAAACCCACCTACCGTAGCGCTTGACGTATTTGCTAATGAGCCAAACATAAATAGGGAGCTGTTAGCACTGTGCTGGCAGGTAACGCCGCACATTGCGGGGCACTCGGTTGAAGGGAAGGTGCGCGGTACCCAAATTATTTACGAACAAATTTGCGCTATAGCGGGCAAGCCCGTACAGAAAAAGCTGAGCGATGTGTTGGAGGTTCTTGCACCTACAACGGTGGCATTGACAAACAAAGATGCAGATTCGCTTACTACGGAAGACTTGACGGCGTTATTTTTATCGGTGTACGACGTGAAAATAGACGACGCCGCCATGCGTGATGCACTTAGCCCGCTTTCTACACTGTCAAATGACACTCGCGGAGCTACCGATGACCCAGCACCTGCACTAGCAAGCCAATTTTCAACACTGAGAAAGCAGTATCGCGTGCGCCGAGAATGCAGCGCTTATACCCTCATTTTGCCGGAAGGCACAAGCAATGGCATTAAGCAGCAGCTAATGGCATTGGGTTTCGCGATACATCAATAA